One window from the genome of Natronomonas pharaonis DSM 2160 encodes:
- a CDS encoding universal stress protein — MYDEILFPTDGSDAAEAALAHAISMADAYDAQLHVLYVVDTTYAGVGAAGNTNVNSLREEGESVLSSTADRIKDAGRPVETVLKEGHPYDEILAYSEAGIDVIVMGTRGRSGVDRYLLGSVTEKVVRTAEPPVFTVRPEEKPE, encoded by the coding sequence ATGTACGATGAGATTCTCTTTCCGACCGACGGCAGCGACGCTGCCGAAGCGGCGCTGGCCCACGCTATCAGCATGGCCGACGCATACGACGCACAGCTCCACGTCCTGTATGTCGTCGATACAACCTACGCCGGCGTCGGGGCAGCCGGGAACACGAACGTTAACTCCCTCCGTGAGGAGGGCGAGTCGGTGCTGTCGTCGACAGCCGACCGAATCAAGGACGCCGGCCGCCCGGTTGAGACGGTGCTGAAGGAAGGCCATCCGTACGACGAGATACTCGCCTACAGCGAGGCGGGTATCGACGTCATCGTAATGGGGACCCGCGGCCGCAGCGGCGTCGACCGATATCTATTGGGCAGCGTCACCGAAAAAGTCGTCAGGACCGCCGAACCACCCGTTTTTACCGTTCGACCGGAGGAAAAGCCAGAGTAG